Proteins from a genomic interval of Deltaproteobacteria bacterium:
- a CDS encoding DUF885 domain-containing protein: MKNPILMQLKAYQERFLKIYAGYYPVTATSLGVYEYNSNFRDFSGGALKNYLAELKGLEKELNDFKNDKELSLDESMDAELLARKIKLERKELLEFVYFERDPSLYVSEALYGLWYLWMRPLDEGDRIQSLTDRIGKIPALFAQAKEFLKEPAKVWVDLALDEISGLENFLAETLKNLSRVSPAKAKLQELGEEAAKEIKSFKKFLTLKFAKAKGDYAIGKKSFEELLKLYHGYSESIADIEKMGQKALKETQKEITELSKKVSGNVAWKSFVGKLKKKHPAYVDLLRTYEAEVEKLKGFLVQNKIVTIPKYESLRVMDTPLFSRATVPIAAYIDPPLFSKDRTGTFFVTPPKSAKDSEALQEHCYASLLITALHEAYPGHHLQFVYQANLKSPIRKLFNCSSYYEGWALYCEEMLGEQGYYNDEVKIFQLKDKIWRACRILVDIGLHTKKMSIDEAARFIAKETQMSLESAKADVRWYTQRPTVPQSYLSGMLKIKSLREKAQKKWEKKYSLKKFHDWFLKFGAIPLGMIEEALMQGGGETEE; this comes from the coding sequence GTCACTGCCACCTCTCTTGGAGTTTATGAATACAACTCTAATTTCAGAGATTTCAGCGGAGGCGCGCTTAAGAATTATTTGGCCGAACTGAAGGGGCTTGAAAAAGAACTCAATGATTTTAAAAACGATAAAGAGTTGTCCTTAGACGAATCGATGGATGCAGAACTTTTGGCACGAAAGATCAAACTGGAACGCAAAGAGCTTCTTGAATTCGTTTATTTTGAACGTGATCCCAGCTTGTATGTGAGTGAGGCCTTGTACGGTCTCTGGTACTTATGGATGCGTCCCTTAGATGAAGGAGATCGCATTCAATCCCTTACCGATCGTATTGGCAAAATCCCTGCCTTGTTTGCACAGGCCAAAGAATTTTTAAAGGAACCCGCCAAGGTTTGGGTAGATTTGGCCCTGGATGAAATCAGTGGCCTGGAAAATTTTTTAGCGGAAACCTTGAAGAACCTCTCCCGTGTCAGTCCTGCCAAGGCAAAGTTGCAAGAGTTGGGAGAGGAAGCAGCCAAAGAAATTAAAAGTTTCAAAAAATTTCTTACTCTCAAGTTTGCCAAGGCCAAAGGCGATTATGCGATTGGTAAAAAAAGTTTTGAAGAATTGCTAAAGCTTTATCATGGTTATTCTGAAAGTATTGCGGATATCGAAAAAATGGGTCAAAAAGCCCTAAAAGAAACCCAAAAAGAGATTACAGAGCTTTCGAAAAAAGTGAGTGGCAATGTCGCCTGGAAATCTTTTGTGGGCAAGCTGAAGAAAAAGCATCCTGCCTATGTCGATTTGTTGCGCACTTATGAAGCCGAGGTGGAAAAACTGAAAGGCTTTCTGGTGCAAAATAAAATCGTCACCATTCCCAAATATGAATCTCTACGGGTGATGGATACACCGCTTTTCTCAAGGGCCACGGTTCCTATCGCGGCTTATATTGATCCTCCCTTATTTTCAAAAGATCGCACAGGAACTTTTTTTGTCACTCCTCCCAAAAGCGCCAAAGACAGTGAGGCCTTGCAGGAGCACTGCTACGCGTCACTCTTAATTACCGCCTTGCACGAGGCCTATCCGGGACACCATTTGCAATTTGTCTATCAGGCCAATTTGAAAAGTCCTATCCGCAAACTCTTCAATTGTTCCAGCTATTACGAGGGTTGGGCCCTTTACTGCGAAGAAATGCTGGGCGAGCAGGGTTATTACAACGATGAAGTGAAAATTTTTCAGCTGAAAGATAAAATCTGGCGTGCCTGCCGCATTCTGGTGGATATCGGCCTGCATACCAAAAAGATGAGCATCGACGAAGCAGCCCGTTTTATTGCCAAGGAGACCCAGATGAGCCTGGAGTCCGCCAAGGCCGATGTGCGCTGGTACACGCAGCGTCCCACCGTGCCACAATCGTATCTCAGCGGGATGCTGAAAATAAAAAGCCTGCGCGAAAAAGCCCAAAAGAAATGGGAGAAAAAATACAGTCTCAAGAAGTTTCACGATTGGTTTTTAAAATTCGGTGCCATTCCCCTGGGTATGATTGAAGAGGCTTTGATGCAGGGTGGGGGAGAGACGGAGGAGTGA
- a CDS encoding 1-acyl-sn-glycerol-3-phosphate acyltransferase produces the protein MKTVSHFLRLFIATLLRPLYFHFQKKYPDRFNLWIAESGPLFVSAMLQKFNLFHRLMFRGSLNRIQIHPQDVEKIRQASQKGPVVYMMRNWGQVEYNFFNHLFLKENLPLATRANLLRMYWWMPLKKFFVHKIARLHFAYSHGGFPEDYLQNIQEKSSAPLAMDLKQEVSFLFLNLPEYLDAKDLQSKDVLLPLLESVQKFELEKEEANQEVCLIPLTFAYDHRPGSEERSLVDILFGERENPGTLRKLAIFFRHYKKHALAQTGNPISLSAWIKGHQSLDIFDQAKVLQKELHQIFHKEQKAITGPRLKDRKRMIDLVLQDKTLRQDLMALAQEKRLPTDSLYLEAEKVLEKIVADPNYTYIDLWAFFLRWVFNHVYEGLSVDEAVLQKIKDLSKKSSIVLIPSHRSHVDYLLLSYVFYSHSLSVPMVAAGENLSFWPMGYVFRKSGAYFIKRSFGDDKLYPLLFKAYVKALTAEGYFHEFFIEGTRSRSGKLEQPKTGLLSILMDNFLEQQHEDLIFVPISITYEKVLEEQSYFSESKGAQKKGESFLDLFKIRKHLKHRSGQIYVRFGEPISAKDFSDKKGFSSLSEKEEIRKGVRQLALEISKEINQSAIVTAPALISAALLASRLKGHSLEEICARLEDLQAALRLRNVNLSEALQNQYLPAIHQGLKRYTKQGLVSEHHDGKENFYVVEAQHRSHLNFYKNSLMTHVIHLSLLSFLLLQNPKVLETPSETFLDQLHLQYSRLSELFAFEFVGQLPFQEAWADLKSLNWMPQNRITLEFMAELSADLREAYSLALEFLALNSFVKWEEKNLIGKILQWGNILYLKGEITKPESLSQFILQNTMASFKALGLLKSHEKELGKRGLKIYSNFATPQKINELLHCFNRLSSYLPLEKEAPEASGA, from the coding sequence ATGAAAACCGTTTCTCATTTCCTTCGCCTCTTCATTGCCACCCTACTCAGACCTCTGTATTTTCATTTTCAAAAAAAATATCCCGACCGCTTCAATCTCTGGATTGCAGAATCAGGACCGCTCTTTGTTTCGGCCATGCTTCAGAAATTTAATTTATTTCACCGTTTGATGTTTCGAGGATCTTTAAATCGTATTCAAATTCATCCCCAGGATGTGGAAAAAATCAGACAAGCCAGTCAAAAGGGTCCTGTGGTTTATATGATGCGCAATTGGGGTCAGGTGGAATACAATTTTTTCAATCATCTTTTTTTAAAAGAAAACCTGCCCCTCGCCACACGCGCCAACCTGCTGCGCATGTATTGGTGGATGCCGCTCAAAAAATTCTTTGTTCACAAAATTGCCCGTCTCCATTTTGCCTACAGCCATGGCGGGTTTCCCGAAGATTATCTTCAGAACATCCAGGAAAAATCGTCGGCCCCCCTAGCGATGGATTTAAAGCAGGAAGTTTCCTTTTTATTTTTAAATCTGCCCGAATATCTGGACGCGAAGGATTTGCAATCGAAAGATGTGCTGTTGCCTTTGCTCGAAAGCGTCCAAAAGTTTGAACTGGAGAAAGAGGAGGCGAATCAGGAAGTATGCCTCATTCCCCTCACCTTTGCTTATGATCACCGGCCCGGCAGCGAAGAGCGTTCTTTGGTGGATATTTTATTTGGCGAAAGAGAAAATCCAGGCACCTTACGAAAACTCGCCATCTTTTTCAGGCATTATAAAAAACATGCCCTGGCACAAACCGGAAATCCCATCTCCCTGAGCGCCTGGATCAAGGGGCATCAGTCGTTAGATATTTTTGACCAGGCGAAGGTATTGCAAAAAGAATTGCATCAAATCTTTCACAAAGAGCAAAAGGCCATCACCGGTCCTCGTTTGAAAGATAGAAAACGAATGATCGATCTGGTGCTCCAGGACAAAACTCTGAGGCAGGATTTAATGGCCCTGGCCCAGGAAAAAAGGCTTCCGACGGACTCTCTCTATTTGGAGGCCGAAAAGGTTTTGGAAAAAATTGTCGCCGACCCCAATTACACCTACATCGATTTATGGGCCTTTTTTCTGCGCTGGGTTTTTAATCATGTCTACGAAGGGCTTTCGGTGGATGAAGCGGTGCTGCAAAAAATCAAGGACCTGTCCAAAAAATCATCCATCGTGCTCATCCCCTCTCATCGCTCTCATGTCGATTACCTGCTGCTTTCCTATGTCTTTTATTCGCACAGCCTGTCGGTGCCCATGGTGGCGGCGGGAGAAAATCTTTCTTTCTGGCCCATGGGTTATGTCTTTCGAAAATCAGGCGCCTATTTCATCAAACGCAGTTTTGGAGACGATAAACTTTATCCCCTTTTATTTAAGGCCTACGTCAAGGCCCTGACGGCAGAAGGTTATTTTCATGAGTTTTTTATCGAAGGAACCCGCTCGCGCAGTGGAAAGCTGGAACAGCCCAAGACGGGTCTGCTTTCCATTCTGATGGATAATTTTCTGGAACAGCAACACGAAGATTTAATCTTTGTGCCCATTTCCATCACCTATGAAAAGGTGTTGGAGGAGCAAAGCTATTTTAGTGAAAGCAAGGGGGCCCAAAAGAAAGGCGAAAGCTTTTTGGATCTCTTCAAAATCAGAAAACATCTCAAACACCGCTCGGGGCAAATTTATGTTCGCTTTGGCGAGCCCATCTCAGCAAAAGACTTTAGTGATAAAAAAGGATTCAGTTCTCTTTCCGAAAAAGAAGAGATTCGCAAGGGGGTAAGGCAACTCGCCTTGGAAATTTCTAAGGAGATCAACCAAAGTGCTATTGTCACCGCACCTGCACTGATTTCGGCGGCCCTCCTGGCTTCGCGGCTCAAAGGGCATTCCCTTGAGGAGATTTGTGCCCGTCTAGAAGATTTGCAAGCTGCCTTGCGTCTTCGAAACGTAAATCTTTCAGAAGCCCTTCAAAATCAATATCTACCTGCCATCCATCAAGGTCTGAAACGCTATACGAAGCAGGGTTTAGTGAGCGAACATCATGACGGGAAGGAGAACTTCTACGTGGTGGAGGCCCAGCATCGCAGTCACCTGAATTTCTACAAAAACTCCCTCATGACGCATGTGATACACCTCAGCTTGCTGAGCTTTCTCCTTCTTCAAAATCCGAAGGTCCTCGAAACTCCCTCGGAGACTTTTTTAGATCAATTGCATCTACAATACAGCCGATTGAGTGAGTTATTTGCCTTTGAATTTGTAGGGCAGCTTCCTTTTCAAGAAGCCTGGGCCGACTTAAAGAGCTTAAATTGGATGCCTCAAAACAGGATCACCTTAGAATTTATGGCAGAACTTTCTGCTGATCTTCGTGAGGCCTATAGTCTGGCCTTGGAATTTCTGGCCTTGAACTCCTTTGTAAAATGGGAAGAAAAGAATCTGATTGGCAAGATCTTACAGTGGGGAAATATCCTTTATTTAAAGGGTGAAATTACGAAACCCGAAAGCCTGAGCCAATTTATTCTTCAAAATACGATGGCCTCTTTTAAGGCCTTGGGTTTACTCAAAAGCCATGAAAAGGAATTGGGCAAGCGAGGCCTGAAAATTTATTCGAACTTTGCCACCCCTCAAAAAATAAATGAGCTGCTGCACTGTTTCAACAGGTTGTCGTCTTATCTTCCCCTTGAAAAAGAGGCTCCAGAAGCCAGCGGTGCTTAA
- a CDS encoding gamma-glutamyl-gamma-aminobutyrate hydrolase family protein (Members of this family of hydrolases with an active site Cys residue belong to MEROPS family C26.) — protein sequence MKKILVLQHEAHEGIGAFEPLFHKPGQQVITKKLFLGDPVPLDEELCDYSGIVLMGGSMSANDGAKLQFIADELKMILQAIQLRLPLLGVCLGAQLIAKALGAKVYSISTPLPGPPAPLPSASGGHPPPQGGRGILKGNILREIGWYPLTLAPASNKDPIFGMLPSPSVLFQWHGETFDIPSGAMRLAGSALFINQAFRYMDRVYGLQFHPEMTDSMLRNWVEIGEQEIITAGLNPRQILTDMLKYLPGLRRWAHQIATGWVALLK from the coding sequence ATGAAAAAAATACTCGTCCTCCAACACGAAGCCCACGAAGGCATTGGCGCCTTTGAGCCCTTGTTCCACAAACCGGGCCAGCAGGTCATCACTAAAAAACTTTTTTTGGGCGATCCAGTTCCTCTCGATGAAGAGCTTTGCGATTATTCGGGCATTGTCCTGATGGGTGGTTCTATGAGTGCGAACGATGGAGCTAAGCTTCAATTTATTGCCGATGAGTTGAAGATGATTCTCCAGGCCATTCAGTTACGGCTTCCCCTTTTAGGGGTGTGTTTGGGGGCCCAGCTGATTGCGAAGGCTTTGGGGGCGAAGGTGTATTCTATTTCTACCCCTCTCCCTGGTCCTCCTGCCCCTCTCCCGTCCGCCTCTGGCGGACACCCTCCCCCTCAGGGGGGGAGGGGAATATTGAAGGGAAACATTCTGAGGGAAATCGGCTGGTATCCGCTGACTCTGGCGCCGGCTTCTAATAAAGATCCTATTTTTGGGATGCTTCCCTCTCCTTCCGTTTTATTTCAATGGCATGGGGAAACGTTTGATATTCCCAGCGGGGCCATGCGCCTGGCGGGTTCTGCGCTTTTTATCAACCAGGCGTTTCGCTATATGGATCGGGTGTATGGTTTGCAATTTCACCCGGAGATGACCGATAGCATGCTGAGAAACTGGGTAGAAATTGGGGAACAGGAAATTATCACGGCCGGTTTAAATCCCAGGCAAATTTTGACGGACATGCTTAAATACCTTCCCGGACTGCGTCGCTGGGCGCATCAGATTGCTACGGGCTGGGTGGCTTTGTTGAAGTGA
- a CDS encoding DUF2442 domain-containing protein: MATRARKQDVKKNTRAGKVRITPVSLGNSVQKILKVSLENFQVSLLFQDGCKAAVSLQHLFLHPKGLAAEVLRGGIFEKCFVESGALAWPNGFELCPDSLRFWMEHP; this comes from the coding sequence ATGGCAACTCGCGCAAGAAAACAAGACGTCAAAAAGAATACAAGGGCTGGAAAAGTAAGAATCACCCCGGTCTCTTTAGGAAATAGTGTTCAAAAGATTTTGAAGGTAAGCTTGGAAAATTTTCAAGTGAGCTTATTATTTCAAGATGGATGTAAAGCTGCTGTTTCGCTTCAACACCTTTTTTTACATCCAAAGGGTCTGGCTGCAGAGGTCCTCAGAGGAGGGATTTTTGAGAAATGTTTTGTTGAATCGGGTGCCTTGGCCTGGCCTAATGGTTTTGAACTTTGTCCGGACTCCCTTCGCTTTTGGATGGAACACCCATGA
- a CDS encoding clan AA aspartic protease, which translates to MGATHVTVTIRNPANPKKSWEGLFLVDSGAIDSLVPRDHLEAIGLKPKSQRTYELGDGSEIKMDITTGDIEFMGEIVGGTIIFGDPGTEPILGVTALESVGIDIDPKNQKLKRMPSVRLKKLKPKRRK; encoded by the coding sequence ATGGGCGCCACACATGTCACAGTTACCATTCGCAATCCAGCAAATCCAAAAAAATCTTGGGAAGGGCTTTTCCTTGTGGATAGTGGAGCGATCGATTCTCTGGTCCCGCGAGATCATTTAGAAGCTATAGGACTCAAGCCTAAATCTCAGCGCACTTATGAACTGGGGGATGGAAGTGAAATAAAAATGGACATTACAACGGGTGATATAGAGTTTATGGGAGAAATTGTTGGAGGTACCATTATCTTTGGAGATCCTGGCACTGAACCCATTTTGGGGGTGACTGCTTTAGAATCGGTGGGGATTGATATTGACCCCAAAAATCAAAAACTGAAAAGAATGCCCTCGGTGAGGTTGAAGAAGTTGAAGCCCAAGCGAAGAAAATAA
- a CDS encoding nucleotidyltransferase substrate binding protein — protein MTLKLTSLTKAIESLAKSVQVISSPKQMEALTPEARETIQSGVIQNFEVAYEQAWKMMKRWIENNVGSTVVDGVSRRELFRLAAESQLIQDVDLWMSFHQARNETSHTYDGEIVEEVLEIASRFLLEVKNLYSYLEKHND, from the coding sequence ATGACCTTAAAACTGACAAGTCTTACAAAAGCAATTGAATCGCTGGCAAAATCTGTTCAAGTTATTTCCTCTCCAAAACAGATGGAAGCGCTGACTCCTGAAGCACGAGAGACCATCCAATCGGGTGTCATTCAAAACTTTGAAGTCGCTTATGAACAAGCCTGGAAGATGATGAAACGCTGGATTGAAAACAATGTCGGGAGCACTGTGGTGGATGGCGTCAGTCGCAGAGAACTTTTTCGTTTAGCGGCTGAATCCCAATTGATTCAGGATGTCGATTTGTGGATGAGTTTTCATCAGGCAAGAAATGAAACTTCACACACTTATGACGGTGAGATTGTCGAAGAAGTGTTGGAAATAGCTTCTCGCTTTTTGCTGGAAGTCAAAAATCTTTATTCCTATCTGGAAAAACACAATGATTGA
- a CDS encoding nucleotidyltransferase domain-containing protein, protein MIDLPQTTLKTIQNILKTRLPQAEVRAFGSRVMGTAKPYSDLDLVILDSQKLGLNTLATLKEAFQESNIPIRVDVLDWNAISPEFREVIEKKYEILQKSENHKKF, encoded by the coding sequence ATGATTGATTTGCCCCAAACTACCCTTAAAACCATCCAAAATATTCTCAAAACCCGGCTTCCCCAAGCGGAAGTGCGCGCCTTTGGTTCGCGGGTGATGGGAACAGCTAAACCCTACTCCGATCTCGATTTAGTCATTCTAGACTCCCAAAAATTAGGCCTGAACACCCTGGCTACACTAAAAGAGGCCTTTCAAGAATCCAATATACCCATTCGTGTGGATGTTCTGGATTGGAACGCCATTAGCCCCGAATTTCGGGAAGTGATTGAGAAAAAGTACGAAATCCTTCAAAAATCAGAAAATCACAAAAAATTTTAA
- a CDS encoding fibronectin type III domain-containing protein encodes MFRSSKKTFFLLLLFTLHSSLFSPLAQARQNWFDSLKDFFKQQIGSVDFNIKPNSTQNLNPVQNTSFDPRIRLNPNVIFDPSLLRDGPTPMEPFRLNPATAYDPVHQRYLVVWEQKPALDSSEIHAQYYSREGVAQGTDLLVSTARPTQGCLYSGFHSDRPNLTPLSEDNCKEARNPSVAYSNGKFLILWELGGTAPYAYNAHYITEMRDGHSVLVRTDEAPTVNEEGKVFSNIIAKMVNADDSLSPANPMGHDNNWDEGILISQFNVSVNQDYVYNATTRHWDAFNPATATDMDVQAWWVSKNPKVAALTHAGASDPTGFVVTWDSNREFTDCREPIRRASTGVFARYIDENFLGQIPRGSANPNKPVIPISRDVSGDPTTTPDHRCSGDVQEAKKPKLAVAASNDVVLTYESTTASFPNATGTPTRTPTRIGLKKLSFSNIQGMSHENSSSDFGIIFPSTGTENQQNPDLLTYRNQVVLAYDDASSIYLQKFNTSPALSATCPMGMPTCSPVRLGMEGDAAKTKPVLGSNLNGSACPMAPAGMETACRPDTLGLSYLEADNVKLAFLDADSNFSPARPPVTLSSGSTTNVPGALASNGVDFFGAWTGVAAHRTNIFTSASPTLAALVAPTLVTPNVDANLPSTTVDFSWSHPGGTGIQYTLQLAPMGSTLADVASCQNVSTTMCRVSTGLSFGQSYQWRVKAVDSRYRGREIFSTETRTFRLSVDALPAPVLISPAADASLTSNSVDFSWSHPGGAGIQYTLQLGQGGMPATDVPTCQNITALTCRVSGLTFGQSYQWRVTARDSTMPLRTSVSAETRSFNLAVEVLAPPVLISPVTTPVGSPLTSNAMDFSWTHPGGAGIQYTLQLSPTGMDLVDVPTCQNITALTCHVSGLMWGQTYQWRVTARDSTMPLRTSVSAEMRTFTLIGILAAPMLVSPDNAATLSTNSVTLQWAAMTPRPGLVYDVFVDDITTSGSSTPFARQTGLSGNSAAITGLLGSHDYRWWVVARDSTAMRIESDMRRDFHVNDLNPPSAPGLAAQPANGVTWAPTRLYLSWTASTDIDPGDSITGYDVYFVEGTTVPSDACPYKRVSTSTTNFIIQASTDGRATYVPDMTAPAGLTCSMTSGGTRPIYLQAPDTGMTSRAYAWKICSVNNHNLRSCSEVRQFNTDDSVVGWWRFDESPTGPVCPAGLGGVTALGGDVGETVCDYSGKGNHGVPHGSPVWLPPVTGGMAGVLGGALQFDGVDDKVTVDNSTQLNPISFSIQSNTRVILPTMGEEGVIDKRFGGYGYNLRFSGSSFPMQVEFRIKSDGPSEDAEISGGIIRSELYTLIGTYNHVTRTISLYKNNSLTGNHIVDAPFVRTSPSTGPIVIGERSFTGTSPSSFTGSIDEVLLYSKSLIGSEAINNLESVNLP; translated from the coding sequence ATGTTTCGTTCTTCCAAAAAAACTTTCTTCCTACTCTTACTCTTCACTCTTCACTCTTCGCTCTTTTCTCCCCTCGCCCAGGCAAGACAGAACTGGTTTGACTCCCTGAAAGATTTTTTCAAACAACAAATTGGTTCTGTGGATTTCAATATAAAACCTAACTCGACACAAAATCTCAATCCTGTCCAAAACACCTCTTTCGATCCCAGAATACGATTAAATCCCAACGTTATTTTCGATCCAAGCCTGTTGAGAGATGGCCCTACTCCCATGGAACCCTTTCGTTTGAATCCCGCTACGGCTTATGATCCTGTCCACCAGCGGTATTTGGTGGTTTGGGAACAGAAACCTGCCCTGGATAGCAGTGAAATTCATGCCCAGTATTACAGTCGGGAAGGAGTGGCTCAGGGCACGGACCTGCTCGTCAGTACTGCCCGACCTACTCAGGGTTGTTTGTACTCAGGCTTTCATAGCGATCGCCCTAATCTAACCCCGCTCAGCGAAGACAATTGCAAAGAGGCACGCAATCCTTCTGTGGCTTATAGCAATGGGAAATTTTTAATCCTCTGGGAACTGGGCGGAACCGCGCCTTATGCCTATAACGCTCACTATATAACTGAAATGCGCGATGGACATTCTGTACTCGTCCGTACCGACGAAGCCCCCACGGTGAATGAGGAAGGAAAGGTATTTTCTAACATCATCGCAAAAATGGTAAATGCCGACGACAGCCTAAGCCCTGCAAACCCCATGGGGCATGATAATAATTGGGATGAAGGCATTTTAATCTCCCAGTTCAACGTCTCGGTCAATCAGGATTATGTCTATAACGCAACCACTCGCCATTGGGATGCCTTTAACCCTGCAACAGCTACCGATATGGATGTGCAGGCCTGGTGGGTCTCCAAAAATCCAAAGGTTGCCGCTTTAACTCATGCGGGAGCCAGCGATCCTACGGGCTTTGTGGTGACTTGGGATTCCAACCGGGAATTCACCGATTGCCGCGAACCTATACGCCGCGCTTCCACGGGAGTTTTTGCCCGTTATATCGATGAAAATTTCCTGGGGCAAATTCCCAGAGGCAGCGCTAATCCCAACAAACCGGTCATCCCCATCAGTCGCGACGTTTCGGGAGATCCCACAACCACACCCGATCACCGTTGCAGCGGAGATGTGCAAGAAGCCAAAAAACCCAAATTGGCCGTGGCAGCTTCGAATGATGTCGTGCTGACTTACGAAAGCACAACGGCCAGTTTCCCCAACGCAACCGGCACGCCGACGCGCACACCCACTCGCATTGGTCTCAAAAAATTAAGTTTCTCCAATATACAAGGGATGAGCCACGAGAATAGCAGCAGCGATTTTGGAATTATCTTTCCTTCGACAGGCACAGAAAATCAGCAAAATCCGGATCTCCTTACTTATCGCAATCAAGTCGTGTTGGCCTATGATGACGCAAGCTCCATCTATCTTCAAAAATTTAATACCAGTCCTGCTTTATCGGCCACTTGCCCCATGGGGATGCCGACTTGCAGCCCTGTTCGTCTGGGGATGGAAGGCGATGCCGCGAAAACCAAACCTGTACTCGGAAGCAATTTAAATGGATCGGCCTGCCCCATGGCCCCTGCAGGGATGGAGACGGCCTGCAGACCCGACACCCTGGGCCTGAGTTATCTGGAAGCGGACAATGTGAAATTAGCCTTCCTGGATGCGGACAGCAATTTCAGCCCCGCTCGTCCCCCCGTCACTTTATCTTCCGGATCTACGACTAATGTGCCTGGGGCACTCGCCAGCAACGGCGTGGATTTCTTTGGCGCCTGGACGGGTGTTGCCGCTCATCGCACCAATATCTTCACGAGCGCCAGCCCCACCTTGGCAGCTCTCGTTGCTCCCACTTTAGTCACACCCAATGTGGATGCCAATTTACCCAGCACCACGGTAGATTTTTCCTGGTCGCATCCCGGTGGAACTGGGATTCAATATACCTTACAACTGGCCCCCATGGGATCGACCTTGGCAGATGTTGCCAGTTGTCAAAATGTCTCCACGACGATGTGTCGAGTCTCTACAGGTCTAAGCTTCGGCCAAAGCTATCAATGGCGTGTCAAAGCAGTAGACAGTCGATATAGAGGACGTGAAATTTTTTCGACGGAAACCAGAACCTTCAGACTCTCTGTGGATGCCTTACCCGCACCCGTACTAATTTCTCCAGCAGCCGATGCCTCCCTCACCTCGAACAGCGTTGATTTCTCATGGTCGCATCCCGGCGGAGCTGGCATTCAATACACCTTGCAACTGGGACAGGGGGGCATGCCCGCAACCGATGTCCCTACTTGCCAAAACATCACTGCCCTCACTTGCCGTGTGAGTGGACTGACTTTTGGACAGAGCTACCAATGGCGAGTGACCGCTCGCGACAGCACCATGCCTTTGCGCACTTCCGTTTCTGCCGAAACCCGAAGCTTTAATTTAGCGGTAGAAGTTCTGGCCCCCCCTGTTTTAATCAGCCCTGTCACTACACCCGTGGGCAGCCCTCTCACTTCCAACGCCATGGACTTCAGTTGGACTCATCCCGGTGGCGCAGGAATTCAATACACCTTGCAGCTTTCTCCCACGGGAATGGATCTGGTGGATGTCCCCACTTGTCAAAACATCACTGCCCTCACCTGTCACGTCAGCGGGCTGATGTGGGGACAGACCTATCAATGGCGAGTCACCGCTCGAGACAGCACCATGCCCTTGCGCACTTCCGTTTCTGCGGAGATGAGAACCTTTACCCTCATCGGTATTTTAGCGGCCCCTATGCTGGTCTCCCCTGATAACGCCGCAACTCTCAGCACAAACTCCGTCACCCTGCAATGGGCCGCCATGACACCCAGACCCGGCCTGGTCTACGATGTGTTTGTAGATGACATCACAACAAGCGGCAGCAGCACCCCCTTCGCCCGACAAACAGGCCTCAGCGGAAACAGCGCCGCAATCACAGGATTACTCGGCAGTCACGATTATCGCTGGTGGGTAGTGGCAAGAGATTCGACAGCGATGAGAATCGAATCGGACATGAGAAGAGATTTTCATGTGAACGATTTGAACCCACCGAGTGCCCCCGGACTCGCCGCCCAACCCGCAAACGGCGTCACCTGGGCACCCACAAGACTCTACTTAAGCTGGACCGCTTCCACCGATATAGACCCGGGTGATAGCATTACAGGCTACGACGTGTACTTCGTCGAAGGCACAACCGTACCCAGCGATGCCTGCCCCTACAAACGCGTCAGCACAAGCACCACCAACTTCATCATCCAAGCCAGCACCGATGGAAGAGCCACGTATGTGCCCGATATGACTGCACCTGCTGGTTTAACCTGCAGCATGACCTCAGGTGGTACACGCCCGATTTATTTACAAGCGCCAGACACAGGCATGACGAGTCGCGCGTACGCCTGGAAAATCTGTTCAGTAAATAACCATAATTTGAGAAGCTGCAGTGAAGTAAGACAATTTAACACAGATGATAGCGTGGTGGGTTGGTGGAGATTTGATGAAAGCCCGACAGGACCTGTTTGCCCAGCCGGCCTAGGCGGAGTTACTGCGCTCGGCGGTGATGTGGGTGAAACGGTATGTGATTATTCAGGGAAGGGAAATCATGGGGTTCCTCATGGAAGCCCGGTGTGGTTGCCTCCCGTGACGGGAGGTATGGCGGGGGTTTTGGGTGGGGCTTTGCAGTTTGATGGGGTGGATGATAAAGTGACGGTGGATAATTCTACACAGTTAAACCCTATCTCATTTTCCATACAATCTAATACTAGGGTTATATTGCCTACAATGGGCGAAGAAGGAGTAATTGATAAAAGGTTTGGGGGGTATGGATACAATTTAAGATTTTCTGGAAGTTCTTTTCCAATGCAAGTGGAGTTTAGAATAAAATCAGATGGTCCATCGGAAGATGCTGAAATATCTGGTGGTATAATACGATCTGAACTTTACACTCTCATTGGCACATATAACCATGTCACAAGAACAATTTCTTTATATAAAAACAATTCTCTGACAGGAAATCACATAGTGGATGCACCATTCGTGAGAACATCCCCGTCCACCGGGCCTATAGTCATTGGAGAACGTTCATTCACTGGAACTTCTCCTAGTTCTTTCACCGGGAGCATTGATGAAGTATTATTATATTCTAAATCGCTTATTGGGAGTGAAGCAATTAATAATCTTGAATCTGTTAATTTACCATAA